A window from Drosophila nasuta strain 15112-1781.00 chromosome 3, ASM2355853v1, whole genome shotgun sequence encodes these proteins:
- the LOC132792767 gene encoding protein spaetzle 5, giving the protein MTKSITRLRLRLDTSSSYSGILFTYVILACTTLAFSSPPSCGLYGAPPCQFLPAPPGQTPNCARPGKTYCEHVDNYPTYLIKSLVRKWGYEAASLLVDETWEEFTSVTSVFYDPKYIFPQRDYGNGQDFNGYSYQTPFGGVPHRGSGNSLFAPHAATTESPTYLLYTSAGQRQGNQQSGGGGGGAGASAAAGGASSGLYYNNGKTPYNATLWLKRLVRDLSLKQKAIQATAEQLEREIAEQELAKQLLAEHEEETKRELEKEKEKEKEERNTRDVSLNMDLLDIVGVSDSNNSNNNNKKVQRTKRQSPTRSTLCETTSQFITPQAALNSRGNWMFVVNEENTARQMVKAELCASNTCSNLCDLPNGYNSRCEQKFVQKRLIALQGNGQNLYTDTFWFPSCCVCTIAAN; this is encoded by the exons ATGACAAAGAGTATTAcacgtctccgtctccgtctcgaCACTTCTAGTAGTTATAGTGGAATTCTCTTTACTTATGTG ATATTAGCTTGTACTACACTTGCCTTCAGCTCACCGCCATCATGCGGCTTATATGGGGCGCCGCCTTGCCAGTTTCTGCCAGCGCCTCCAGGACAAACGCCCAA CTGTGCCAGGCCCGGCAAAACCTATTGCGAGCATGTCGATAACTATCCCAC ATATCTCATCAAGAGTCTCGTACGCAAATGGGGCTATGAGGCGGCCTCTTTGCTGGTGGACGAGACCTGGGAGGAGTTCACATCGGTCACGTCCGTCTTCTATGATCCCAAGTACATATTTCCGCAGCGTGACTATGGCAATGGACAAGACTTCAATGGCTACAGCTATCAAACGCCCTTCGGGGGCGTGCCCCATCGTGGCAGCGGCAACTCTCTCTTTGCCCCGCACGCTGCCACCACCGAGTCACCCAC CTATCTGCTCTACACATCCGCGGGTCAGCGTCAGGGCAATCAACAGTcgggtggaggaggaggaggagcggGAGCTTCGGCAGCAGCTGGAGGGGCATCGAGTGGATTGTATTACAACAATGGCAAGACGCCCTATAATGCCACACTCTGGCTGAAGCGTCTTGTACGCGATCTGAGTCTCAAGCAGAAGGCCATTCAGGCCACAGCCGAGCAGCTGGAGCGGGAAATCGCCGAGCAGGAGCTGGCCAAACAGCTTTTGGCTGAGCATGAGGAGGAGACGAAGCGGGAGctggagaaggagaaggaaaaggagaaggaggagcgCAACACGCGTGATGTGTCGCTCAACATGGATCTCTTAGACATTGTGGGTgtcagcgacagcaacaacagcaacaacaacaataagaaagtTCAGCGCACCAAGCGACAGAGTCCAACGCGCTCAACGCTCTGCGAAACCACATCGCAGTTTATAACGCCACAAGCGGCGCTCAATTCACGCGGCAATTGGATGTTTGTGGTCAACGAGGAGAACACAGCCCGTCAAATGGTCAAGGCGGAGCTCTGTGC CTCAAACACATGCTCGAACCTGTGCGACTTGCCCAATGGATACAACTCCAGGTGCGAGCAGAAGTTCGTACAAAAACGTTTAATTGCGCTGCAGGGCAACGGCCAAAATCTCTACACGGACACGTTCTGGTTTCCCAGTTGTTGCGTCTGCACGATAGCCGCAAattaa